One window of the Leptospira ryugenii genome contains the following:
- the pilM gene encoding pilus assembly protein PilM, with protein MLSFDQYLAIDYGSTLLKGVLFKKVLGKVTILRTETLPVVHLDEAEGDPFEYNIVRFIQSFFPEENRFLINLGIHNLFVRDITVPLTNEKAIQEVLPFEIENLVPYPIEELEVIGKTWRVGKENSDVICFNVHHSELQRALRPFAKGDLQLSCLSLDSFVLSTLVSKHYNQLIKERSVMQIDIGGKFTILNIVSEGKLRHTRQIYIGGNEITEYISKLLGIDVSEAESIKQNIQFSIFSDSEEIAKIQSFCSKYGISSSQFKSLKQTILSKLDSLMNQIENSIFSLSEMDRPSLVLLSGGGSLFWGQLEWMQQRFNLPVSRYDFLGIEDSTLVTAIATGIHYESRSKVNFLSTNFAKRINSNRFRFSSFRPHFILVGISIILLLGVFVIGIVLDKRKINANKKILLEKYRNGMGGDIAEDEDVIRVASDRLKAEKKKTEIYRLFLSKESILDLMNEATEQFPGNDALPFVLDQFNFEENEIQIYGRVNEFGEIGTIQAALEKSEKFTNVQVLNKRLITGVNKFKVSFKIKMDIVIPKDEN; from the coding sequence TTGGGAAAGTAACGATTCTCCGCACCGAAACCCTTCCTGTTGTCCACTTAGACGAAGCAGAAGGAGATCCTTTCGAATACAATATTGTTAGGTTCATACAATCTTTTTTCCCAGAAGAAAACCGTTTTTTAATCAATTTAGGAATCCATAATTTATTTGTCAGAGATATTACTGTACCTCTCACTAACGAGAAAGCCATCCAAGAAGTATTGCCTTTTGAGATAGAAAATCTAGTCCCTTATCCCATAGAGGAATTAGAGGTGATCGGGAAAACGTGGCGAGTAGGAAAAGAAAATTCGGATGTTATATGTTTCAATGTACACCATTCCGAATTGCAGAGGGCACTACGCCCCTTTGCAAAAGGAGATTTGCAACTATCTTGCCTTTCATTGGATTCCTTTGTATTGTCGACTTTGGTCAGCAAACACTACAACCAATTGATAAAAGAAAGGTCTGTGATGCAAATTGATATAGGTGGAAAGTTTACCATTTTGAATATTGTTTCGGAAGGTAAACTCAGACATACGCGTCAAATTTACATTGGTGGAAATGAAATTACAGAGTATATTTCAAAACTATTGGGTATAGATGTTTCAGAAGCCGAATCCATCAAACAAAACATTCAGTTTTCTATTTTTTCTGACTCAGAAGAAATTGCAAAGATACAATCATTTTGCTCTAAATATGGAATTTCGTCATCACAGTTTAAATCATTAAAACAGACAATACTCTCAAAACTTGATTCATTAATGAATCAAATAGAAAATAGTATTTTTTCTCTATCCGAAATGGATAGACCCTCCTTGGTTCTTCTTTCTGGTGGAGGTAGTTTGTTTTGGGGACAATTGGAATGGATGCAGCAAAGATTCAATTTGCCAGTCAGTCGTTATGATTTTTTAGGGATCGAAGATTCAACGCTGGTCACAGCCATTGCTACGGGAATTCATTATGAATCTCGGAGTAAGGTAAATTTTTTATCCACTAATTTTGCAAAACGAATCAATTCTAATCGATTTCGGTTTAGTTCATTTCGTCCACATTTTATTCTCGTTGGAATTTCAATTATCCTGTTGCTTGGCGTTTTTGTGATCGGTATCGTTCTTGATAAACGAAAGATCAATGCAAACAAGAAAATCCTGCTAGAAAAATACCGTAATGGTATGGGCGGAGATATTGCAGAAGATGAAGATGTCATTCGTGTTGCGAGTGATCGTTTAAAAGCTGAAAAGAAAAAAACCGAGATATACAGACTATTCCTTTCTAAAGAGAGCATATTGGATCTCATGAATGAGGCAACGGAACAGTTTCCTGGCAATGATGCACTTCCATTTGTTTTGGATCAATTTAACTTCGAAGAAAATGAAATCCAAATCTATGGTCGAGTCAATGAATTTGGTGAAATTGGAACGATACAGGCCGCACTTGAAAAATCTGAAAAATTTACAAATGTTCAAGTTTTAAACAAAAGACTCATTACTGGCGTAAACAAATTCAAAGTCAGCTTTAAGATTAAGATGGATATTGTGATTCCCAAGGATGAAAACTAA
- the gspN gene encoding type II secretion system protein GspN produces the protein MERESELKDEEDEFLDAETLQESLLDEDESLAEDEEIEEAKKLTTQKIISLVGFGIASFFIFVLFTFPLDEMVRSLLGRLSKETGMTIEAKEIHFPLLGRKSFDAFSLQFNNGNLLKAEELSVSVSLLGLLGQRWEGDTEIGFFRYEGSELVLQIRSLKFPLRLAMLDEKISKWAGEGEIELAGGKILESMEIPLLGSLKDTELKRGSLQFKIRAGKMSIEKGNFETNMARFQIQGVIRLSDAFGLSQLDLKVCGILNEKFSQERPDIAGLATLLPQENGRICVPVRGSINAPKVDLPNLNQFGNPNIQTTEEKPAQ, from the coding sequence ATGGAAAGAGAAAGTGAATTGAAAGATGAAGAGGATGAGTTTTTAGATGCAGAAACTCTACAGGAATCCTTATTGGATGAAGATGAATCTCTTGCGGAGGATGAGGAGATTGAAGAAGCCAAAAAACTCACGACTCAGAAAATCATTAGTTTAGTTGGTTTTGGTATTGCATCCTTTTTTATCTTCGTACTCTTTACCTTCCCTCTAGATGAAATGGTTCGGTCATTATTGGGTAGACTCTCAAAAGAAACCGGTATGACAATAGAGGCAAAAGAAATACATTTCCCTCTCTTAGGTAGAAAGTCTTTCGATGCGTTTTCTTTGCAGTTCAATAATGGGAATTTGCTAAAAGCGGAAGAATTAAGTGTCTCCGTATCCTTGTTGGGACTACTAGGACAACGTTGGGAGGGAGATACAGAAATTGGATTTTTCCGCTACGAAGGGAGTGAACTAGTCTTACAAATCAGATCTCTTAAATTTCCTCTTCGTTTGGCGATGTTAGATGAAAAAATATCCAAATGGGCAGGGGAAGGGGAGATAGAACTTGCAGGTGGAAAAATTTTAGAATCTATGGAAATCCCTCTGCTTGGAAGCCTAAAAGATACAGAATTGAAACGGGGTAGCCTTCAATTTAAGATCAGAGCAGGAAAGATGAGCATAGAAAAGGGAAATTTCGAAACCAATATGGCTCGATTCCAAATCCAAGGTGTTATCCGTCTTTCAGATGCCTTTGGGCTTTCGCAACTTGACCTTAAGGTTTGTGGGATATTGAATGAAAAATTTTCACAAGAAAGACCAGATATTGCTGGTTTAGCCACGCTCTTGCCCCAAGAAAATGGCCGCATCTGTGTGCCTGTGCGTGGGAGTATCAACGCTCCTAAGGTAGACCTACCCAATCTGAACCAGTTTGGTAATCCCAATATCCAAACTACCGAAGAAAAACCTGCTCAATAA
- a CDS encoding vitamin B12-dependent ribonucleotide reductase, with protein MKIARHFTKDNSGLYPGILWTKKDSRITNPDGSVVFEANGVEVPDFWSQVATDIIAQKYFRRKGVPKYLKKVAEKGIPEWLQRSVADEEKLSALNPEDRYVGETDTKQVFHRLAGCWTYWGYKYGYFSDEDSARVFYEETIFMLASQMAAPNSPQWFNTGLHWAYGIDGKSQGHYYVDPKSGKLVRSASSYEHPQPHACFIQSVDDDLVNEGGIMDLWVREARLFKYGSGTGTNFSQIRAANESLSGGGKSSGLMSFLKIGDRAAGAIKSGGTTRRAAKMVCLDLDHPDIEEFIDWKVQEEKKVASLVTGSILNNRLLNEIMTACVSAKGSLGEENAYDPQHNEILAKAIRKARKSYIPDNYIKRVIDLAKQGYKDILFEELTTDWQSEAYNTVSGQNSNNSVRITNDFMEAVEKDLSYSLYNRTEKDRAKREGREPKPAKTLRARDLWEKIANAAWSSADPGTQYHTTINEWHTCPEDGDINASNPCSEYMFLDNTACNLASANLIKFLKEDGSFDVESYRYLNKIWTIILEISVLMAQFPSREIAELSYKFRTLGLGYANLGSLLMVMGIPYDSQEAMAVTGAITCIMHMTAYATSAEMAGELGTFQGYEKNKEHMLRVIRNHRKAAYNAPKEEFEGLTITPIGINPSYLPSYLLEAAKEDADRALELGIKNGYRNAQVTVIAPTGTIGLVMDCDTTGIEPDFALVKFKKLAGGGYFKIINQSVPLALKKLGYNQTEIDAIVNYCKGHATFNGAPGVSTARLREKGFTEEVLEKLEKQLPFVFDIQFAFNKYTLGEDFFAKTLGIDPTLYNQAGFNLLEHLGFSTDEIGQANDYVCGTMTIENAPFIKDKDLPVFDCANKCGKYGKRFLSYQSHIKLMAAAQPFISGAISKTINLPEEASIEDIKNAYHMSWKVMIKANALYRDGSKLSQPLNSVFQLFSNLEEEEEELANEKPRAKTVTEVAEKLVYKYISERRKLPHRRAGYTQKAMVGGHKVYLRTGEYEDGQLGEIFIDMHKEGAAFRSLMNAFAIAISLGLQHGVPLEEFVEAFTFFKFEPNGMVSGNPHIKMSTSVIDYIFRELAITYLGRYDLAQVSPDDLRTDEIGRKTEMKEETEGKPKGNGINKPLQVAPLSMKSALAEKPSISKEPVLATVSTGPANAGSATSAETLRNIAEARIKGYTGDSCTECGSFQMVRNGSCLKCISCGSTTGCS; from the coding sequence ATGAAGATAGCGCGGCATTTTACAAAAGATAATTCAGGTTTGTATCCTGGCATTCTGTGGACAAAAAAAGACTCACGGATCACCAATCCAGATGGTTCCGTTGTTTTTGAAGCAAATGGAGTGGAAGTCCCAGATTTTTGGTCCCAAGTGGCGACAGACATCATCGCTCAAAAGTACTTTCGTAGAAAGGGCGTGCCTAAATACCTAAAAAAAGTAGCCGAAAAAGGCATCCCAGAATGGTTGCAGCGTTCCGTTGCCGATGAAGAAAAATTATCTGCTTTAAATCCAGAAGATCGCTATGTGGGAGAAACTGATACCAAACAAGTATTCCACCGTCTTGCGGGCTGTTGGACGTATTGGGGTTACAAATACGGGTATTTCTCTGATGAAGATAGTGCGCGCGTCTTCTATGAAGAAACTATCTTTATGCTGGCTAGCCAAATGGCTGCACCAAATTCCCCTCAATGGTTTAACACAGGTTTGCACTGGGCGTATGGCATCGATGGCAAGTCGCAAGGACACTATTATGTAGATCCCAAGTCTGGTAAATTGGTACGCTCCGCCTCTTCTTACGAACACCCACAACCTCACGCTTGTTTCATTCAATCCGTAGACGATGACCTCGTAAATGAGGGTGGTATCATGGACCTTTGGGTACGGGAAGCAAGACTTTTCAAATATGGTTCTGGCACAGGCACAAATTTTTCTCAAATCCGAGCCGCCAATGAATCTCTTAGCGGTGGTGGAAAGAGTTCCGGATTGATGTCATTTTTAAAGATAGGCGACCGAGCTGCGGGAGCGATCAAATCGGGTGGGACAACTAGACGAGCGGCCAAAATGGTTTGTTTGGATTTAGACCACCCCGATATTGAAGAGTTTATCGACTGGAAAGTACAAGAAGAGAAAAAAGTGGCTTCTTTGGTCACCGGTTCCATCCTCAATAACCGACTCTTAAATGAGATCATGACTGCCTGTGTCTCCGCAAAAGGAAGTTTAGGCGAAGAGAATGCATATGATCCTCAACACAATGAAATATTAGCGAAAGCAATACGCAAGGCTCGTAAGTCTTACATCCCAGATAATTACATCAAACGGGTGATCGATTTAGCAAAACAGGGATACAAAGATATTCTATTCGAAGAGCTTACCACTGATTGGCAATCAGAGGCTTACAACACTGTATCTGGCCAAAACTCCAACAATTCCGTTAGGATCACAAATGATTTTATGGAAGCGGTAGAGAAAGACCTTAGCTACTCTCTTTACAACCGAACTGAAAAAGATAGAGCAAAACGCGAAGGAAGAGAACCGAAGCCAGCTAAGACTCTAAGAGCACGTGACCTCTGGGAGAAAATTGCCAATGCTGCCTGGAGTTCAGCGGACCCAGGAACCCAATACCATACAACAATCAATGAATGGCATACCTGCCCTGAAGATGGCGATATCAACGCGTCTAACCCTTGTTCCGAGTATATGTTTTTGGACAATACAGCATGTAACTTAGCCTCTGCAAACCTTATCAAATTCTTAAAGGAAGATGGTAGTTTCGATGTAGAAAGTTACAGATACCTGAATAAAATTTGGACCATCATACTTGAAATTTCTGTCTTAATGGCACAATTTCCATCCAGAGAAATTGCGGAACTCTCCTACAAGTTCAGAACTTTAGGACTTGGGTATGCAAACTTAGGTTCATTGCTTATGGTCATGGGCATTCCTTATGATAGCCAAGAAGCAATGGCAGTCACTGGTGCCATAACATGTATTATGCATATGACTGCCTATGCAACCTCTGCGGAGATGGCGGGTGAACTTGGTACTTTCCAAGGTTACGAAAAGAACAAAGAACATATGTTACGCGTGATCCGAAACCATAGGAAGGCAGCTTACAACGCTCCCAAAGAAGAATTCGAGGGATTGACCATCACTCCGATTGGAATTAACCCCTCTTACTTACCAAGTTATCTTTTAGAAGCAGCAAAAGAAGACGCAGACCGTGCCCTAGAACTCGGAATCAAAAATGGCTATCGAAATGCCCAAGTCACTGTAATTGCTCCTACTGGAACCATTGGACTTGTCATGGATTGCGATACTACTGGAATCGAACCTGATTTTGCCTTGGTAAAATTCAAAAAACTCGCAGGTGGAGGCTACTTTAAGATCATCAATCAATCTGTTCCTTTGGCCTTGAAAAAATTAGGCTACAACCAAACAGAAATAGATGCGATCGTTAACTATTGCAAAGGTCACGCAACATTCAATGGAGCCCCAGGTGTAAGCACAGCTCGATTGAGAGAAAAGGGATTTACGGAAGAAGTACTCGAAAAGTTAGAAAAACAACTTCCATTTGTATTTGATATTCAATTTGCATTCAACAAATACACTCTTGGTGAGGATTTCTTTGCAAAAACTTTAGGTATAGACCCTACTCTATATAACCAAGCAGGCTTTAATTTACTGGAGCACTTAGGTTTCAGTACTGATGAAATTGGCCAAGCAAATGACTATGTTTGCGGTACGATGACCATTGAAAATGCACCATTCATTAAAGATAAAGATCTTCCTGTTTTTGATTGTGCAAATAAATGCGGCAAATACGGCAAACGATTCTTAAGCTACCAATCGCACATCAAACTTATGGCTGCTGCTCAACCATTTATATCAGGTGCGATCTCTAAAACCATCAACCTTCCAGAGGAAGCAAGCATTGAGGACATCAAAAACGCTTACCATATGTCTTGGAAGGTAATGATCAAAGCAAACGCACTGTATCGTGATGGATCCAAGTTATCTCAACCTCTAAATTCAGTCTTCCAACTGTTTAGCAATTTAGAGGAGGAAGAAGAGGAATTGGCGAATGAAAAGCCAAGAGCAAAAACGGTAACAGAAGTAGCGGAGAAACTAGTCTACAAATACATATCGGAAAGAAGGAAGTTGCCACACCGTAGGGCTGGCTATACCCAAAAAGCCATGGTAGGTGGCCATAAAGTTTATTTGAGAACGGGAGAATATGAAGACGGTCAGCTAGGAGAAATCTTCATAGATATGCATAAAGAAGGTGCGGCTTTCCGATCTTTGATGAATGCCTTTGCCATCGCGATTTCTCTAGGACTTCAACATGGTGTTCCATTAGAAGAGTTTGTGGAAGCCTTTACTTTCTTTAAATTTGAACCAAATGGAATGGTTTCTGGCAATCCACACATTAAAATGTCTACTTCGGTGATCGACTATATCTTCAGAGAATTGGCGATTACTTATCTCGGCCGTTATGACCTTGCGCAAGTTTCACCTGATGATTTGAGAACCGATGAGATAGGTCGAAAGACAGAGATGAAGGAAGAAACAGAGGGAAAGCCTAAAGGCAACGGAATCAACAAACCGTTGCAAGTTGCGCCTCTTTCTATGAAATCAGCCCTTGCTGAAAAACCAAGCATTAGCAAAGAACCTGTTTTAGCAACAGTGTCCACAGGGCCGGCAAACGCTGGCTCAGCGACCTCAGCGGAGACACTACGAAATATTGCCGAAGCACGGATCAAGGGATATACTGGTGACTCCTGCACTGAATGTGGATCCTTTCAGATGGTACGAAATGGATCGTGTTTAAAGTGTATCTCTTGCGGATCCACGACAGGTTGTTCCTAA
- a CDS encoding L,D-transpeptidase family protein, with translation MIRSFFWPITAFAYLFLCFFPLSGSLCPEQILLLDGNSENSRGELSLWEREEKEWYRIAFANSVWIGSQGLVQMDQKREGDGKTPIGIYPIKRIYAKTRVQHFSFPISVFTKSSHWDGDPNSKSYNQFLRHPKKGAVRLWDSPIYALFLVIEHNTEKANQKGAGSMLFVHPWEEPRPTSGCLGLPLEDWKEIAKHLDPKHKPKLIIQEKESPLWSPYSWPISGQETAE, from the coding sequence ATGATACGATCTTTCTTTTGGCCAATCACTGCCTTTGCCTATCTATTCCTATGCTTTTTTCCCCTTAGTGGCTCGCTCTGTCCTGAACAGATCCTTCTTCTCGACGGAAATTCGGAAAACTCAAGGGGAGAGCTAAGTCTCTGGGAGAGAGAGGAGAAAGAATGGTATCGGATTGCCTTTGCAAATTCGGTCTGGATCGGATCACAGGGTTTGGTCCAAATGGACCAGAAACGGGAAGGCGATGGGAAGACACCAATCGGTATTTATCCCATAAAAAGGATCTACGCAAAGACAAGAGTCCAACATTTTTCGTTTCCGATATCCGTATTCACAAAGTCATCCCATTGGGATGGAGATCCCAATTCAAAGTCGTACAACCAGTTCCTTAGGCATCCCAAGAAAGGTGCTGTACGACTTTGGGATAGCCCGATCTATGCACTTTTTTTGGTCATTGAACACAATACAGAAAAAGCCAATCAGAAAGGCGCTGGCAGTATGCTCTTTGTCCACCCTTGGGAAGAACCGAGACCGACCTCCGGTTGCCTCGGGCTTCCTTTAGAGGATTGGAAAGAAATCGCAAAGCATTTAGATCCAAAACACAAACCCAAACTGATCATCCAAGAGAAAGAATCGCCACTATGGAGTCCTTACTCATGGCCAATCTCAGGCCAAGAGACTGCAGAGTGA
- a CDS encoding SPFH domain-containing protein, producing MKRYWKPGILILILISFAFIGCQKVPAGYIGVKVYLLGSNKGVDSEELGVGRYWIGINEELYLYPTFTKTYVWTYDSQEDSESNESIDIQTKEGLTVNADVGIQFRIDPSKANILFQTYRRGIDEITDSVLRTAVRDSLNRLASAMTSDMIYGPGRVDLIEKATVAIRDEFIPKGIIVERLYWIGTMRLPEKVKQALDAKIEAIQKAESRENELREALAQAKIDKAKAEGTAAQIRLESQQLTPLMIQKLWIEKWDGKLPQNMMGDKTNILIPFK from the coding sequence ATGAAACGATATTGGAAACCCGGGATACTGATTCTTATTCTCATTTCCTTCGCCTTTATAGGCTGCCAAAAGGTCCCCGCCGGCTACATAGGAGTGAAAGTCTATTTGCTCGGATCGAACAAAGGTGTAGACTCAGAAGAATTGGGTGTCGGTCGCTATTGGATTGGCATCAATGAAGAGTTATATCTTTACCCAACTTTTACTAAGACTTACGTTTGGACCTATGATTCCCAAGAAGACTCTGAATCCAATGAGTCCATAGACATCCAAACTAAAGAAGGCCTGACGGTGAACGCTGATGTCGGAATCCAGTTCCGCATCGACCCGTCCAAAGCAAATATACTCTTCCAAACTTACAGGAGAGGAATCGATGAAATTACAGATAGTGTCCTACGCACAGCCGTACGAGATAGTTTAAATCGTCTGGCATCTGCTATGACCTCTGATATGATCTACGGACCTGGAAGAGTGGATCTCATTGAAAAAGCGACTGTTGCCATCCGAGATGAATTTATCCCAAAAGGCATCATAGTGGAACGATTGTATTGGATTGGAACCATGCGTCTGCCAGAAAAAGTCAAACAGGCCTTAGATGCAAAAATTGAAGCCATCCAAAAAGCGGAAAGCCGAGAGAATGAATTGCGAGAAGCACTTGCACAGGCAAAGATAGACAAAGCCAAGGCGGAAGGAACTGCAGCCCAAATCAGACTAGAATCCCAGCAACTAACACCTTTAATGATACAAAAGCTGTGGATAGAGAAATGGGATGGAAAGCTTCCGCAGAATATGATGGGGGATAAAACCAATATTCTCATTCCATTTAAATAA
- a CDS encoding succinate dehydrogenase cytochrome b subunit, translated as MTLSLSFFQTSIGKKIIMAITGFIWFGFVVMHMLGNLQVYQGAEKLNAYAKFLKDLGPLLWVARIGLLVAFVGHVVVAIQLKRENSNARPVSYAKNSTIQASLASRTMIYSGLLLLTFLVYHLLHFTLGITNPEHYTNVYQLKNGEMVHDVYAMVILGFQQAPISIAYIVFMFFLALHFSHALGSMFQSLGIFAPKHNPTIQKLSSALALIVFIGNSSMPISILLGFVK; from the coding sequence ATGACCTTGAGTCTATCCTTCTTTCAAACCTCTATAGGGAAGAAGATAATCATGGCAATTACCGGGTTCATCTGGTTTGGTTTCGTGGTTATGCATATGTTAGGAAATTTGCAAGTTTACCAGGGCGCAGAAAAACTTAACGCCTACGCTAAATTTCTAAAAGATTTGGGACCACTGTTATGGGTGGCAAGAATCGGACTTCTTGTAGCCTTCGTCGGGCACGTAGTTGTTGCTATCCAGCTAAAGCGGGAGAACAGCAATGCAAGACCTGTCTCGTATGCAAAGAATAGCACCATTCAGGCCTCTCTTGCTTCACGGACTATGATCTATAGTGGTCTATTGCTTTTGACTTTTTTGGTCTACCACCTTCTCCACTTTACTTTGGGCATTACAAACCCCGAACATTATACAAACGTCTACCAACTCAAAAACGGGGAAATGGTGCATGATGTATATGCGATGGTCATCCTTGGATTCCAACAAGCTCCCATTTCCATTGCCTACATCGTTTTTATGTTTTTCCTTGCACTGCATTTCTCTCATGCGCTCGGATCAATGTTTCAAAGTTTAGGGATCTTTGCTCCCAAACATAACCCAACAATCCAGAAGTTATCAAGTGCACTTGCACTCATTGTCTTTATCGGAAATAGCTCCATGCCCATATCAATACTTTTGGGCTTTGTGAAATAA
- a CDS encoding fumarate reductase/succinate dehydrogenase flavoprotein subunit: MKLDSKIPSGPLEQKWDKHKSDIKLVNPANKRKYKVIIIGTGLAGSSAAASLSELGYQVSVFCFQDSPRRAHSIAAQGGINAAKNYQNDGDSVYRLFYDTIKGGDFRAREANVYRLAQVSTNIIDQCVAQGVPFAREYGGNLANRSFGGAQVSRTFYAKGQTGQQLLLGAYSALEKQIAKGAVKMYPRTEMLDVVLVDGHAKGVVVRDLVTGEISSHAADAVILASGGYGNVFYLSTNAKGSNVTATYRAYKKGALFANPCYTQIHPTCIPQSGAYQSKLTLMSESLRNDGRVWVPKQKGDLRPPHEIPESERDYYLERKYPSYGNLAPRDISSRSAKEACDHGLGVGPLVGDKRLGVYLDFTDSIKRLGEKVVADRYDNLFQMYERITGENPYKVPMRIYPAVHYTMGGLWVDYNLMSTIPGLHVLGEANFSDHGANRLGASALMQGLADGYFVIPYTIGDYFAREGFKNISTDRPEFKEAEEKVKAQINQFLNTNGKRTPDDFHRELGKIMWDECGMARNESGLKGAIKRISEIREEFKTNLKVTGVNGELNQEIEKAGRVADFLEFGELMCLDALTREESCGGHFREEFQTEDGEAKRNDDKFCHVSAWAYQGEGKTPVEQREELNFENVHLAVRSYK; this comes from the coding sequence ATGAAATTAGATTCAAAAATTCCATCAGGTCCACTTGAGCAGAAATGGGACAAACACAAGTCAGATATAAAACTTGTTAACCCTGCGAACAAACGTAAGTACAAAGTTATCATCATTGGTACAGGTCTAGCCGGTTCCTCTGCTGCTGCCTCTCTATCTGAACTCGGATACCAAGTCTCTGTTTTTTGTTTCCAAGACTCGCCTAGACGCGCACATTCGATTGCTGCACAAGGTGGTATCAATGCTGCCAAAAACTACCAAAATGATGGTGACTCCGTTTATCGCTTGTTTTATGATACTATCAAAGGTGGAGATTTCCGTGCAAGAGAAGCCAATGTCTATCGTTTGGCACAGGTTTCTACGAACATTATAGATCAGTGTGTAGCGCAAGGTGTTCCTTTCGCAAGAGAATATGGTGGCAATTTAGCGAACCGTTCCTTCGGAGGTGCTCAGGTCTCAAGGACTTTTTACGCAAAAGGCCAAACAGGACAACAGCTTTTGTTAGGTGCCTACTCTGCCCTAGAAAAACAAATCGCAAAAGGTGCAGTGAAAATGTATCCACGTACGGAAATGTTAGATGTGGTTCTCGTGGATGGGCATGCAAAAGGAGTGGTGGTCAGGGACTTAGTAACCGGTGAAATCAGCTCGCATGCGGCAGATGCGGTGATCCTTGCTTCTGGTGGATATGGAAATGTTTTTTATCTCTCTACAAATGCTAAAGGTTCCAATGTTACTGCAACATACCGAGCCTACAAAAAAGGTGCTCTGTTCGCGAACCCTTGTTATACGCAGATCCACCCTACTTGCATTCCGCAGTCAGGAGCCTATCAATCTAAACTCACCTTGATGTCTGAATCTCTCAGAAATGATGGACGAGTTTGGGTTCCTAAACAAAAAGGGGACCTTAGACCTCCACATGAAATTCCTGAATCTGAAAGAGACTACTACTTAGAAAGAAAATACCCTTCCTACGGAAACTTAGCCCCTAGAGATATCTCATCACGTTCAGCAAAAGAGGCTTGCGACCATGGTCTGGGTGTAGGCCCTCTTGTGGGTGATAAACGTTTAGGTGTCTACTTAGACTTTACGGATTCCATCAAACGATTAGGGGAAAAAGTGGTTGCGGATCGTTATGACAACCTCTTCCAAATGTATGAAAGAATCACAGGCGAAAATCCTTATAAGGTGCCAATGCGGATTTACCCTGCAGTTCACTATACCATGGGTGGTCTCTGGGTGGACTACAATCTGATGTCAACTATTCCTGGTTTACACGTGCTAGGTGAGGCAAATTTCTCTGACCACGGTGCGAACCGTCTTGGTGCTTCTGCTCTCATGCAGGGCCTTGCTGACGGATATTTTGTAATACCTTATACAATCGGGGATTATTTTGCTAGAGAGGGATTTAAAAACATTTCCACTGATAGACCGGAATTTAAAGAGGCGGAAGAGAAAGTAAAAGCACAAATTAACCAATTTTTAAATACAAATGGAAAGCGTACTCCGGATGACTTCCATCGTGAACTCGGTAAGATCATGTGGGATGAATGTGGAATGGCAAGAAACGAGTCTGGACTTAAAGGTGCGATCAAACGCATTTCCGAGATTCGCGAAGAGTTTAAAACAAACCTCAAAGTGACAGGTGTGAACGGCGAGCTAAACCAAGAGATTGAGAAAGCTGGTCGAGTTGCCGACTTTTTAGAGTTTGGTGAGTTGATGTGTTTAGATGCATTGACTCGCGAAGAATCTTGTGGTGGTCACTTCAGAGAAGAATTCCAGACAGAAGATGGAGAAGCGAAAAGAAACGATGATAAATTCTGCCACGTTTCGGCATGGGCTTACCAAGGCGAAGGAAAAACGCCGGTAGAACAGAGAGAAGAACTTAACTTTGAAAATGTTCACCTTGCGGTGAGGAGCTATAAATAA